The sequence below is a genomic window from Lycium ferocissimum isolate CSIRO_LF1 chromosome 9, AGI_CSIRO_Lferr_CH_V1, whole genome shotgun sequence.
ACCTAATATAGCTGGGCCAAACAATGGGAATTCCCTGATATTTTCTCAGTTTTAGTTTGTTATAAACAGATTCCATTAGATTAAATTCCTATAGTTGCTTAAGATTGTCTAACATTTGCTTATCTTACAAACTGAAGTGAAATCTGCATTGATCTAATCAAAATTGAGCttacttcttctttttgaaaTGCCCCAAAGTGTTGCTTAGTCTTATAGCGCTAACTTGATTTTAGCTTCTTAGTACAACCCTTTCCccattttattcttaaaaagggtagaaataaaaagagtaaCTTATGTTACAAATGTATTAATTAGTAGTAAGGTGTTGATAGTTACGTTCTTGACTATCATGCAATAGGACTTTTGGTAACAACATAATATTCATAATTATAGAATCTCTACTCTTGAGAATCTAAAAATAGTGGAATTTAATTAAACATTAAGAACATAGAATGTATAGAGTGAATGTCGCTTACATTATTTACAAAATAGATGCATAGAAACAACTCTTGTTCTGAATGCTGGTGAACCTTCATCATTTGCCTAAACTCCCGATGATATTCTATAAAtctgtgtgtgtatatatatatattatggctTTTGCAAAAGAATTTTACTTTGTATCAATATTCTTAAAAAGAATCGCAAAAGAAAGTATCTTTATTAACAAGCTGGTTAAACTGAAATGGTTTCAGTCTCATTTAACTTTGTGCCTGTTAAAAAAATCTCAACCCATTTAGCCTTGATAAGAACCTGCCAAGTTCAGGTTGAGCAACGTATTATATAATTCCTATGGCTGGTACCTTCATCGAAATCCTCTTGTCCAAAAACTTATCATGCAATACTAGCAAGATCATACTTTTTTGCCTCAAGTGaatccttttaattttttcaggGATATTCTGCAGACACATCAACCAAATTTATCTAGTCTCCTCCACAGACACATATTTGCCTGCTAACTGATGCAATATTGAGATAACATTGTTATCACGTTGTGCATTTTTGCATCCATAAATTTTGTCATTTCATTAAGAAAGCCTGGTTACAAGTTGCATAGAAGTTTTTAACATTCATTGTgtccaaaataattaatttgtcGGTCAATATTCTTATTTCTGGATGGTCATGTTTATAATAGTTGGTCTAGAGCCTCAATTTAATTTAGTCCCTCTTCTCTTatttctgatggcttttgacaTCTCAATACTTTTATTGCTTTGGTAGGCTTGTCTGCTTGCGTGTGCATCCAATGTTCACGTTGTTGCACCCAACGGAATCATATGTGTCCTTTACCTCCATCAATGGATCTAAACATGAACTTTGGCCAGAATCTGAAGAACAAGTGTTCGAAGGAGATCTTCTCccaaagggtatatttttctcttttcttttggtCACCTGGAcagctttttattttattatgtgcGCGAAGACACAGACACATTTTTGTGATTATATTTCTCTTAGAAAATCTTTTAAAAGCATAGTAGGAAGTAAAAGTATATTATAGTAGGTTGTggtgtatgcatatatgtaaattTCTATAAGACTGGCTGCATTTTGTGTTAGTATGGTACCTTCGTAAGACTAGTGAATGCACCAGGCCTGTGATGTTCGGTATATGTTGCTCTTTTGGATCATCTATTTGTACGTTCAcctactttttttaaaattattatttttcttttataatggTGGtgtccctatatatatatataatggttATAAGTAGGTGAACATGATCCAAAGAGCTTTGACTATTCAATCACAGGCCTGGTGCATTCCCGCTATATTCCACCAGCGTATATCACGGGTTATTCTGATCATCAAGACTTATGGGAAAAAATCATCTAGCAGTTTTTGTGCTTTGATTTGACCAACGGTCTCCCATGGTTTTCACCAACTTTATTGAGTGCTAGGCATACCTTGGTTGTTGCCGTGGTGGTAATTTATACAGTGTCCATGAGTAAAATCAGGGTTGCAATGGTTGAACCAGCATTACCGTGTTGATGTCTTTTCCTTTTGAATTCTTTTTCAGGTGAATGGATGCTTGTTGATAGATGTCTTGGTCTTGGATTAGTCAATCGGTTCAACATTGATCAAGTATACAAATGTATGGTGCATTGGGGTACAGGAACAGTTAATTTAGAGCTCTGGTCTGAAGAGAGGCCCGTCTCAAAGGAATCACCTCTTAAAATATCTCACGAGTACGAAGTGCAAAAGATAGCCTAAACTCTCACCTGCATTGATTCGCTTATCAGACACATGGCCGAGTAATTCAATGTGCATTTTCTTGGCTTGAAGAACAGTTGACATTTTCACTAGCTATGTAGATTGTGTAAAGACAATAAAAATGATGACTTGACGTCATCCTCACCTACCTCCGGCTTATCATTGGCAGTCTATTCAGGGTTTCAAACACAATGATGTAACTAAACACGACTAAATAGAGTTTTCCGAGAAAACCTTTCTAGTCGGGGAAGACCTCCTAGGAATAAGAGACAGAAGAGATTGCCAAAGGAGGACGTTGTATATGGTCCTGGACTGTTATTAGTTTGGGTATGTAGACCAAACAATTACATTAACGCAAGCCTTCTGCTATAGTTGATAATTTCACTGGCTATGCAGGTGGCATAAAGACGATAAAAGCCTCCTGCTACAGTTGATATTTTCACTAGTTACTTAGATGTCATAATCACAATTAAAAGCCTCCTAGTTTGTAATCTATCATGGTGGATTAAGTGGATGCAATAACTCTGCACAATTAAAAGAAATTTAACTGTATTAACAAATTTCCTGTAATATATTTTACAAATCTGATGTTAAAACGGTCATATAAGCAAAATAACATGTCATTGGGCCATTCATTATTTCTAATTGCTCATCTTTTCAAGTCTTCATTAAAACATATCCTTGTCACCTTTCAATTCTTCTCTCAATGATCTTTCAGCATTTCGAATAAAAAACCAGAAAAATAAGCAAAATCTTCTCTTATTGACTTGAACCACTGACCTTTAAATCAAAGAGCCAACAAGTTTTCTCAATTACTTGACTGGAGACCCAATACTGAAAAAATTATGTGTTTCTTATCCTAATGTTTCTgctaataaatattataaaaacaCGTGATAAAATCTTTTTCCTAGATTGTTAGATGTAATGGTTTGCTAATGTCATAACCTATGTGAAAGTAGCAATCCCAAACAAGTTAAGTTGGTGATCAATAACCAAAAAAAGTCAAGCAACTAATAAAAGCCTACCCCCTTTGCATATAGCTTCATTCATAACCACCCTATTCCAACCCCATtactttaattcatttcttcaataCACTCAACTCAAATCCATTTCTATTTTATCTCAAACAAAAAGATGACACCACCAAAAACAGCATTCTTGTAGAAAATATGGTTAAAGGGCCTTCTCCATTAGTCCCTCTTCTTCTTGTACTCAGCCTAGGATTACTCCTCCATGGCCAAAACATAACTGAAAGAATCTCATTAGCCCTTGATATAGAAGATATAGACTtcactttcttatttttcatcccTCTTTTAGCCATTCTGTTTGTATACTATGCTACTCAATCAATCATAGCCTCTCTTATTGTTATACTACTTGCTTACACCGTCTTTAAAATCCTTCTTGGTCCACTTTTACTAGTAGTGTTACTATGTTTGGCAAGTATTTATGCACCTTCTTTACAAGGTTACAATAACTATTTCCAGCAGAGCAGAGTTCATGGGGTGAGAGATCATGGAAATGAGTTTAAAAGATGGGGTTGGTTGTCTATTATTTTGATCTTCTTGGCTTTTCAAGTGATGATTTCCGCAGCACAAGGTAATGAATGGGGACTTGCCATGCTTGCTCTggttattttcttcttatttaacTTTTCTATTAACTAAATCCTCAATCGGTGAGCATAGTTATCCGATACTTGTGCTGGTCATGTATTGCAAGTACTCGGTAGTTGAACTGTGAGCAAACTTGCCCGAACACcatcattataaaaaaaatacttttctaGTTACTAAAAAGTCACGTTAATATAGTAGTATGTGCTCAAAGTCTCCATAGCTGTTGATCAGTCAGGCAATGTACATTCTATTCTTAGCATCTGGAATGGAATTTTGGAGATGAAGGAATGAAGGTGAAGTGTATTGTATACTCAATTAAATACTACCATGTTGTactcctcttttttctttttggaaaatcaTTAGATGATTGACCCTAAAGGATTGTGGAAAAgcaaattttacattttaagatcattatttttattttattttattttttggtgcCTGTGTTTTTTTAATCTCTTGACCATAAAGCTAATTAGCTGTGAACTTGCATCTCCTTTGCTTCACGGAGTAATTGGTCTATGGATAGTCTTCATAATATCTAACCTAATGACTTTCTCTGgatggtttttattttttatttttttggatggTTTCATACGAAacaatatttatcaaaattattattattatacatataatgattataatataggtatatatactttgtcgattttgttttgtttaacaCCAAATCATACCAAACATAATTGATTCTCAAATTTGGTACCAAACCAAGCAAATAAATCAACTTATGTAGTTGTCTTTATATAGTTGGAGTTTTCGGTTTGGTACAATttctcaatttgtttgaacaTCCTTACTAGTAATGAATTGGTTTCAAGAAAGGTAAAAATATATTAACGTCGGCACAAAGGATGTGGCTTAAGCTAAGATAAAATGAAAAGCTGATAACGAATCACGTTGTCTTAAGCCtctttgagaaagaaaaaattcttcCAGTGAACCAACCATTATTAGGATAGAAAATCTGTGAGTAAATACAAAAGTAGATTGAGTTAATCCATTTGCCATGCCAAAATCCATGTCATTTAGAACCTTGATAAGAACGTTCCAATTCATACGATCATAAGCCCTTTCTATCTCCAACTTGTAAAGAATCCCCAGTATTTGTCCTTTCAGTCTGGTTGGTGTCCACACATTGTTTAGCTATTAGAGCATGTTGCATCCATATTCCGTCAGCCCTTCAATGAACGCCATTTGATGTCCATCCACAAGTTTATTTACaacattctttaattttttctgtCAATAATTTTGAGATGATCTTGTAAAAACTACCTATCAAATTAATAGGCCTAAAGTTCCGTAGCTCCTTCGctctattcttttttctttttttttgaaaccaaGGCCATATATGTCGCGTTAAcggttttttcaaaaaaaaaaaaaaaatcatgaatatggaaatttttCATAGTCTTCATGATGTCTTccttcaaaaaaattcaaatttcaatttttttggggaaaaaaaaaaagacattgtATATCCGTCTGGATTTGGGGGGTTTGTCAACTGCACACATTTTAATACACACTCAagaaggaagagattgaagCATTTCATCAGAATCCTACAAGATTCCGATGTTCTTTTTTCCCAGCAGATAGATGGTCAGAAATACAACTGCGTTGGAATCCTAACAGATGACCACTAGAAATTAGGAATTGTTGAAGAAATAACAACATCTTTCTTTCATCCCTTGCATACGAtcgaaaaataaagaaatggtTAATTCATCAAAGTTCCTGTGTAACCACACTTTTTTCTATGCAGACGATTGAATTCAGGCCTCTAATTTTCTGTTTCAGCATATAAACTCTCATAAGACGATAgaatttcctttttaataactccGGATTGGCAAAAAGTTCACCTTGAATATCCAGCTTGtcaatattattaaatcttCTATTTGCATGTTTCATCCTttgaaaaacttagtgttttcgTTCCCTTATTTTGGCCAAAGTAACTTCAATTTCTGCCTTCATGATATCTCTTTATATTTGGCAATCTCCAAACCTCCATGACTAAATTAGCTTTCACAAGTAATTCGTCATAATGGAGTCTTCTCTGTTCCTCCAAGTTGTCCATATCTAAGATTTTATTAAACACGCCAGTTTACTTATTTTTCAGGTTTTCATAGTTGGTGGCATTCCATTCTTTCAATTTTGGTTTCAACAATCTCAATTTGCAAGCTAAAATGTAGCTAAGCCTTCTTTGCACCTCAAAAGAACTCCACCAGCCCTTCACTTTTTCTTTGAGTCCCTTAACATAAAGCCACCAATTCTCAAACTTGAAATACCACTTGGTAAGTTCATATTGTAGGGCTAAAATCTTCTAGTCCAAACATCAAGCCACTATATCCCGTCACACCATatgatttttcccaaaaaaccTCACatcattacttttttttttcaactaccAATGAGGGACTTTGTTCACACACACCCAACACCCGTTCCCCACATTGTAATAAAATGGAACAATGATCAGATGAGAGTTTTGGAAGCAAAGATTATTTTATGTTGTTGGAATCCTCATGCCACTCAACCGAGAACAGAAATCTGCCGATTCTTGATGAGATGTCGTGATTATTCCTCCAGTTTTACGATAATTTCCCCCAAAGAGAGGAGGCTCTATTAGTTTAAGATCATCAATAATCTCTGAGATTCAAGCATTGTTGTATTATGTTTGccaatattttttctttcaactgCAAATCTTGTGGTGTTAAAGTCTCTGTAAATCACCCACGCACCTTGTTGCTGCTAATTCCCACCATTGATCCCTTCTCTCAATCCGATAATTCGATCTATAAACTTCTGTGAGATATCATATTACGTTTTGGATCATTGAGAAGACTCTGCAAGTGATAGCGTACCTTGTGTTAATTAATTCCCTGTCTATATTCTTTTATCCCACATCACCAAAATTCCACCGCTTCTGCAAATTTCTTCCAAATGTGGGAAATTCACCCACTTATTGCTCCAACCTGCCTATGTTGCCCTCCAGTTTCGCTTCCTGAAAGCAGTAAATGTCTGCTTTCCACTTATGAATCAAACAAATTTATAACTCTTCTCTTTGCTCTTCTATTATGTCCCCTAACATTCCATGTGTTTAATTTCATTGGAAACTGATGCAagaattcttcaatttttttgccTTGTCTTCTTTTATCAAGCTCCATAAAGAGAGACAAAGCCTCTCATTCACAACCTTCAAGATTGAGCCCGTATTGCTTACTTAACTTTGATCACATTCTTCTTGGAACTTCGACTACAATAGTTTCTGGAATTTCAGAAGGGGAGCTTAGCTTATTGGCCTCAAATCTTCAACTAGAAAAGATCCATCTTATTCTCCTGCTCTTTTATTTATGTCATAGGCCCAGTCTTTGTGCTACACTTCATCAGCCAAATAATATGGGCCACTACTAATGGATAAGCGCAAACTCCACAACGGCAATTATCTTAACCCAACTCCTAAAAAGGGTAAAAGAATCGGGTTAAAATAAAAGGAGGGTCGGGTTAATTTGGGTGGTAAACCTGGGTTAAAATAAAaagctattatttttttttttttttttgtacaactATTAACAACGATAAAAATAAAAGCATTTCAACGCAAAGTTCAATAGCATGTGTGAgccttttttctttaatttatacAAGTAAATCTCATGAATATACAACCTGTTAGTATATATATCAATCAAATTAAACATGTACGAAGGGAGATCAGATCAGTCTAATTTCTGCTGGTAAAATTCAACGAATGAACAcgccaaaaaaataaatggaaaataaaaCGGAAAAGAAACCATTTGGTCTAGGAAACAAACCATGATATATTTCGTCAAGAATGCATATGCTCCAATCAAACAGAGCTCATTGTACTCTACCTCTATCTCAGAGATTCATGAAGGCAGTAGTAAAGAACCAACAAAAACCCACAAAACAAATATGTACATCAACATTCAAGATTAGTAGTACCGACTACATAGCTCTATTACCATTCCAAAACAGAACACATAACAGTGACATTTATTGTGTTATCTCTCTTTGTATTATTAGTGGCTTAGTGATACCCAAGTGGTGCTGGTGAGTCCTTCAGCTGTTGTCCTTGATAATGAATGTCCTGCAATCATAACCACATAAATAAGTTAACCAACACTTCAGAAACAAACATCAATCACTAAAACAATATCTCAATTCCAAGCAAGTTGAGATCAACTATATGAATTCTTACGGATGCAAAGTGGTTGACATCGCGGTGATGAGCCTCATCAGCCCTAACAACCAAGACAACATCACGGAGAGTGGAGTCTTTAGGCAGGCGCCAGTAATCAATGGCAATAGCAGGAGCAGGGACGTTCTCAATGTTACCCTTGTCCAATTCCTTGAGGAACTCAGTGTAGGAATGGATAGCCTCTTCTTCCAAGTACCCCACGATACGATGAGCCAACTTTGGGGAAAGAAGGTAAGTCGCAAAGTAGGCGTTGAAGAAGATGCCTTGCACTGTGAAGACCAGGGCTCGCTCGTACCACTTTGGCTTGGCAACTTCCATGAAAGTCATGAGATGCATCCTCTCATTTTCAGCTTCTTCCAACAGTGCTTTGATCCATCCACCACTCTGTTCGAATCGTCTCAGGGACTTGCAGTGCAACAACATACCTCCCACCATTCCAGGCACTGCGGCAACAGTTTCAAGCATCATTGCTCTACAACCATATCTCCTCTGTACCACATAAATTTAACACCACAAAAATTAATCACCGCTATCATATTTCTTAGTAATTCTTTtgctttttattatatttatagcATAACATGAAATTATTCTTCAAAATTGATCTAGAAGGCAGGGAATAAAAGATGATTTTAACAACATCAGTAACTACTAT
It includes:
- the LOC132030048 gene encoding ubiquinol oxidase 2, mitochondrial; its protein translation is MMTRGATRMTRLVMGHMGPRYFSTAVIRNDGLTGVTGFPVEKGLVTWTRNFPVMGSRSASTMALNEKEQEKKVENGGAKGGDEKSVVSYWGVQPSKITKPDGTEWKWNCFRPWETYQADMSIDLTKHHAPVTFLDKFAYWTVKSLRYPTDIFFQRRYGCRAMMLETVAAVPGMVGGMLLHCKSLRRFEQSGGWIKALLEEAENERMHLMTFMEVAKPKWYERALVFTVQGIFFNAYFATYLLSPKLAHRIVGYLEEEAIHSYTEFLKELDKGNIENVPAPAIAIDYWRLPKDSTLRDVVLVVRADEAHHRDVNHFASDIHYQGQQLKDSPAPLGYH